A genomic region of Catalinimonas niigatensis contains the following coding sequences:
- a CDS encoding HAMP domain-containing protein translates to MKSALFDKNQENTETIDARELLHVLTEVKKGNLSVRMPIDLDGTAGKICDTLNDIIDLNEQMVQEFTKAGNTIGKQGKLTQRLEIQNAKGDWATGVESLNTLISDLVHPTIEIANVISSVAKGNLSERMPQEIGGNQLKGEFLRISREVNDMVKQLNLFSMEVTRVAREVGSEGKLGGQAKVKGVGGVWKDLTDSVNQMASNLTAQVRNIAEVTTAVAKGDLSKKITVDVKGEISELKNTINTMVDQLNSFSSEVTRVALEVGTEGKLGGQAQVKGVSGTWKDLTDSVNQMASNLTAQVRNIAEVTTAVAKGDLSKKITVDVKGEISELKNTINTMVDQLNSFSSEVTRVALEVGTEGKLGGQAKVKGVGGTWKDLTDSVNQMASNLTAQVRNIAEVTTAVAKGDLSKKITVDVKGEISELKNTINTMVDQLNSFSSEVTRVALEVGTDGKLGGQANVPGVAGTWKDLTDSVNQMAGNLTSQVRNIAEVVKAIASGDLSKTVTIDVKGEILDLKDTINTTVDLLRAFASEVTRVAREVGTDGKLGGQATVKGVGGTWKDLTDSVNQMASNLTGQVRGIAKVVTSVAKGNLKQKLSITAAGEVAQLTDTINEMIDTLEVFADQVTTVAREVGVDGKLGGQANVPGAAGTWKDLTENVNQLAENLTTQVRAISEVASAVTKGDLTRTINVEAQGEVEALKDTINQMIANLKETTLRNQEQDWLKSNLAKFTQMLQGQRDLNTVINRILSELAQVVAAHYGAFYILRQDEDASVKLKLSSSYAYKDSFNLPKEFAIGEGLVGQCAFEKERIVITNVPSQYIKISSGLGEAKPMSLIILPVLFENKVKAVIELASFELFSEIHFDFLEQLTESIGIVLNTIETNTRTEGLLTQSQSLADELRRTNEELQDKAQLLSSRRKRWKPKTKKWKKPADHWKKRPSSLR, encoded by the coding sequence ATGAAATCTGCTTTATTTGATAAAAACCAGGAAAATACGGAAACCATAGATGCCCGTGAGTTGCTGCATGTACTTACGGAAGTGAAAAAAGGAAACCTTTCCGTAAGAATGCCTATAGACCTTGATGGCACTGCCGGTAAGATTTGCGATACGCTCAATGACATTATTGATCTGAATGAGCAGATGGTTCAGGAGTTTACCAAGGCTGGTAATACCATCGGTAAGCAGGGTAAGCTTACTCAAAGGTTGGAAATTCAGAATGCCAAAGGAGACTGGGCCACGGGTGTGGAATCCTTGAACACCCTGATTTCAGATCTGGTCCATCCTACCATTGAGATAGCCAATGTGATCAGCTCAGTGGCCAAAGGTAATCTTTCTGAACGTATGCCTCAGGAGATTGGCGGCAATCAGCTGAAGGGAGAGTTTCTTCGGATTTCCAGAGAGGTAAATGACATGGTCAAGCAGCTCAACCTTTTCAGTATGGAGGTAACACGTGTAGCCCGCGAGGTGGGTTCCGAAGGTAAGCTGGGTGGTCAGGCCAAGGTAAAAGGCGTAGGAGGTGTGTGGAAAGACTTGACCGATTCGGTGAACCAGATGGCTTCCAACCTGACGGCACAGGTGCGGAATATTGCCGAAGTAACCACGGCGGTAGCGAAAGGAGACCTTTCTAAAAAAATCACCGTGGATGTAAAAGGAGAAATCTCGGAGCTGAAGAACACGATCAACACCATGGTGGATCAGCTCAATTCTTTTTCTTCTGAAGTAACGCGTGTGGCATTGGAAGTGGGTACGGAAGGGAAATTGGGTGGTCAGGCTCAGGTAAAAGGAGTTTCCGGAACCTGGAAAGACTTGACCGACTCGGTGAATCAGATGGCTTCCAACCTGACGGCACAGGTGCGGAATATTGCTGAAGTAACCACGGCGGTAGCGAAAGGAGACCTCTCTAAAAAAATCACTGTGGATGTAAAAGGAGAAATCTCGGAGCTGAAGAACACGATCAACACCATGGTAGATCAGCTCAACTCTTTCTCTTCTGAGGTAACGCGTGTGGCGCTGGAAGTGGGTACGGAAGGGAAATTGGGTGGTCAGGCCAAAGTGAAAGGTGTGGGAGGAACCTGGAAAGATTTGACCGATTCAGTGAACCAGATGGCTTCCAACCTGACCGCACAGGTGCGGAATATTGCCGAAGTAACCACGGCGGTAGCGAAAGGAGACCTCTCTAAAAAAATCACTGTGGATGTAAAAGGAGAAATCTCGGAGCTGAAGAACACGATCAACACTATGGTGGATCAGCTCAACTCTTTCTCTTCTGAGGTAACGCGTGTGGCGCTGGAAGTGGGTACGGATGGTAAGTTAGGCGGCCAGGCCAACGTGCCAGGTGTAGCCGGTACCTGGAAGGATTTGACCGACTCGGTGAACCAGATGGCAGGTAACCTGACCTCACAGGTACGAAATATAGCAGAGGTAGTGAAAGCCATTGCATCAGGTGACTTGTCCAAAACGGTAACCATTGACGTGAAGGGAGAAATCCTGGATCTGAAAGATACCATTAATACCACTGTAGACTTGCTCCGGGCTTTTGCTTCTGAAGTGACGCGTGTGGCTCGTGAGGTAGGTACAGATGGTAAGTTAGGAGGACAGGCCACGGTGAAAGGCGTAGGAGGTACCTGGAAGGATTTGACCGACTCGGTGAACCAGATGGCTTCTAACCTGACCGGACAGGTACGCGGCATCGCCAAAGTAGTGACCTCTGTAGCCAAAGGGAATCTGAAACAAAAACTTTCCATTACAGCAGCCGGAGAAGTGGCACAGCTTACGGATACCATTAATGAAATGATTGATACCCTGGAAGTTTTTGCGGATCAGGTAACCACCGTAGCCAGAGAAGTGGGAGTGGATGGTAAACTCGGAGGTCAGGCCAATGTGCCGGGAGCAGCCGGTACCTGGAAAGACCTGACAGAAAACGTGAACCAGTTGGCAGAGAATTTAACTACCCAGGTAAGGGCAATCTCGGAAGTGGCTTCAGCCGTAACCAAAGGTGACCTTACCCGAACCATCAATGTGGAAGCACAGGGAGAGGTGGAAGCCTTGAAAGATACCATCAACCAGATGATTGCCAATCTGAAAGAAACCACGCTCAGAAACCAGGAGCAGGACTGGCTGAAATCTAACCTGGCCAAATTTACCCAGATGCTCCAGGGGCAGCGGGATTTGAATACGGTCATCAACCGCATTTTGTCGGAACTGGCACAGGTAGTAGCCGCCCATTATGGTGCTTTCTATATCTTAAGACAAGACGAAGATGCTTCTGTAAAACTCAAACTTTCTTCAAGCTATGCTTATAAAGATAGTTTTAACCTACCCAAAGAATTTGCCATCGGTGAAGGGTTGGTAGGACAGTGTGCGTTTGAAAAAGAAAGAATCGTCATCACCAATGTGCCTTCACAATATATTAAGATCAGTTCAGGCTTAGGAGAAGCTAAACCTATGAGCCTGATCATTTTGCCGGTACTGTTTGAAAATAAGGTGAAGGCCGTGATTGAGCTGGCTTCTTTTGAGTTGTTCAGCGAGATTCACTTTGACTTCCTGGAGCAGCTGACCGAATCCATCGGTATTGTATTGAATACCATTGAAACCAACACCAGAACGGAAGGACTGCTGACTCAGTCACAATCGTTGGCGGATGAGCTGCGCAGAACCAATGAAGAACTACAGGACAAAGCCCAGCTGCTTTCAAGCAGAAGGAAGAGGTGGAAGCCAAAAACAAAGAAGTGGAAGAAGCCCGCAGATCATTGGAAGAAAAGGCCGAGCAGCTTACGCTGA
- a CDS encoding response regulator, which translates to MQRLKKHYRKVSMVDKVANILLVEDDMLDIMQIERTLTKLNIVHKLYIAKNGQEALSLLRGEGVEKIQPLPSLIMLDINMPKMDGFEFLTILRQDQELKNIKVFIMTTSNQEEDKNVAKNLGVSGYVVKPLNLTNPTSSMDSFSLMIDLLNLKK; encoded by the coding sequence TTGCAGAGATTAAAAAAACATTACCGCAAAGTAAGTATGGTTGACAAAGTAGCCAATATATTGCTAGTAGAGGATGACATGTTGGATATCATGCAGATTGAGCGCACTTTGACAAAACTCAATATCGTCCACAAATTATACATCGCCAAAAATGGCCAGGAAGCCTTATCTTTATTGAGAGGAGAGGGTGTAGAAAAAATACAACCGCTTCCCAGCCTGATCATGCTGGACATCAATATGCCCAAGATGGATGGCTTTGAATTTCTGACTATTCTTCGGCAGGACCAGGAACTCAAAAATATTAAGGTTTTTATCATGACTACTTCCAATCAGGAAGAAGATAAAAATGTAGCTAAAAACCTGGGAGTTTCCGGTTATGTGGTCAAGCCTCTGAACCTCACCAATCCCACTTCCTCTATGGATAGCTTTAGTCTCATGATTGATCTGCTGAATCTAAAGAAATAA
- a CDS encoding ATP-binding protein: MKISNLIFAGFFFILILFSITTYVNYRQFEKVKEDNAWLVRSQMIIRTLGRLQRNILDMESGLRGYLLTGEPIFLSPYDSAARENEIMFYELDSMIALTSEKNDELNKIRLLHHTWLTEFAEPLIIAKKNVDQSDSSYQVFRSLYYDQLARKTEANIRSEIKHNFREFSEQEYLLREQRKTILEASVASTSIISFALTSMSLLVGGAIAFYIARAISGRINHMVSLAENIAGGNYQVQIEDTKRDELSNLSLSLNNMARILQENISELERKNNELDRFAYVVSHDLKAPLRGIENVTSWIEEDYGDILPEKVTEYLQLMQGRIYRMENLIDGILRVSRVGRGKKVIEEVDTRILLQEIIEMIAPSSAFKVSLPEDMPVFYADKVSLQQVFINLISNAIKYHDKGQGNVVISWKDVPDYYEFNIKDDGPGIEPRYHEKIFVIFQTLQERDTVESTGVGLAIVKKILEDKRGSIRVESKKGKGAAFVFQWPKDERELTF; encoded by the coding sequence ATGAAAATATCTAATCTTATTTTTGCCGGATTTTTTTTCATCCTGATACTTTTCAGCATTACCACGTATGTCAATTACCGGCAATTTGAAAAGGTAAAAGAAGACAATGCCTGGCTAGTACGTTCTCAAATGATCATTCGTACGCTAGGCCGACTGCAACGGAATATTCTGGATATGGAAAGTGGTTTACGTGGCTATCTCCTGACTGGTGAGCCTATCTTCCTGAGTCCTTATGATTCGGCAGCCAGAGAAAATGAAATTATGTTTTATGAACTGGATAGCATGATTGCCTTGACTTCTGAAAAAAATGATGAACTCAACAAAATTCGCCTGCTGCATCATACCTGGCTTACGGAATTTGCCGAGCCTTTGATTATTGCTAAAAAGAATGTAGACCAGTCTGACAGCAGCTATCAGGTATTCAGAAGTTTATATTACGACCAATTGGCCAGAAAGACCGAGGCAAATATCCGTTCGGAAATAAAACATAATTTCAGAGAGTTTAGCGAACAGGAATACTTGCTGCGTGAGCAGCGCAAAACCATCTTGGAGGCTTCAGTGGCCAGTACCAGTATCATTTCGTTTGCACTGACTTCCATGTCGCTGCTGGTAGGAGGGGCCATTGCTTTTTATATTGCCCGCGCGATCTCCGGCAGGATAAACCATATGGTAAGCCTTGCTGAAAATATAGCCGGGGGCAATTATCAGGTACAGATAGAAGATACCAAGCGGGATGAACTGAGTAATCTCTCCCTCTCCTTGAATAATATGGCCAGAATACTGCAGGAGAATATCTCAGAATTGGAAAGGAAAAACAACGAACTGGACCGCTTTGCCTATGTGGTGTCCCACGACTTAAAAGCACCGCTTCGCGGCATAGAGAATGTTACCTCCTGGATTGAGGAAGATTATGGTGATATCTTGCCGGAAAAAGTGACAGAATACCTGCAACTTATGCAAGGTAGAATTTACAGAATGGAAAACCTGATTGATGGGATTCTCCGGGTTTCCAGAGTAGGGCGGGGTAAGAAAGTGATTGAAGAAGTAGATACGAGGATTTTGCTGCAGGAAATAATTGAAATGATCGCTCCTTCTTCAGCTTTTAAGGTAAGCCTGCCAGAGGATATGCCGGTTTTTTATGCAGATAAGGTGAGCCTGCAACAGGTATTTATCAATCTGATTAGTAATGCCATTAAATATCACGACAAAGGGCAGGGGAATGTAGTAATATCATGGAAAGATGTGCCAGATTATTACGAATTTAATATCAAAGATGACGGGCCGGGCATTGAACCCAGATACCATGAAAAAATATTTGTCATATTTCAGACCTTACAGGAGCGCGACACGGTGGAAAGTACAGGTGTGGGCTTAGCCATTGTCAAAAAAATTCTGGAAGATAAGAGAGGTAGTATACGGGTAGAGTCTAAAAAAGGAAAAGGTGCAGCCTTCGTTTTTCAGTGGCCTAAGGATGAGCGGGAGTTAACTTTTTGA
- a CDS encoding response regulator translates to MQTSTKIQGIILVDDDSITNYLNSELIREMEIATHVVVCNCGEEALDYLRRQQNPLNTEKSVTLIFLDINMPGIDGFEFLNHLEQLKLPEGVDVVLLTTSDNPKDVEKTSQFKIRGYLNKPLTTEKVNSIVNKTAH, encoded by the coding sequence ATGCAGACATCCACTAAAATACAAGGTATCATATTGGTAGACGATGATTCCATCACCAACTATCTGAACAGCGAACTCATTCGGGAAATGGAGATTGCCACGCATGTGGTGGTATGCAATTGCGGAGAGGAAGCCCTTGATTATCTCCGCAGGCAACAAAACCCTTTGAATACAGAAAAAAGTGTCACCCTGATTTTTCTGGATATCAATATGCCGGGCATTGACGGTTTTGAGTTTCTCAATCATCTTGAGCAATTAAAATTACCGGAAGGTGTTGATGTGGTGCTGCTTACTACCTCCGATAATCCAAAAGATGTGGAGAAAACATCACAATTTAAGATCAGAGGATATCTCAACAAACCGCTCACGACAGAAAAGGTAAACAGTATTGTCAATAAAACAGCTCATTGA
- a CDS encoding response regulator, whose amino-acid sequence MEAKNKEVEEARRSLEEKAEQLTLTSKYKSEFLANMSHELRTPLNSLLILAQQLYENPEGNLTEKQVRFARTIHSCGDDLIQLINDILDLSKIESGFISAEFQAIRFRDITSFVEGTFKPISEAKHLRFSINVDQNLSDRIETDAQRLNQILKNLLSNAFKFTEKGEVKLEIFEAKNSWKIKNINLDNASKVVAFAIKDTGIGISKEKQNIIFEAFQQAEGSTSRKYGGTGLGLSISRGLTDLLGGNLELESVTGQGSIFTLYLPLEGIATKKIQKVMPADNSRLEYADIGLGMVQQAIIKAEHDLELNNEITNQIDDDRYNIQAEDKVVMVVDDDLRFGKIMVDKGHELGLKIVVATNYAEVLDFANTYHPVAITLDIKLPDYSGWKILDLFKNDLNLRHIPVHIISGEQNKLPAFQRGARSFLLKPLRNEDLNQLFKEILDFSNKKCKQLLLIEDNELDASRAVNFLQTNEIKVTVAKRGQEALQWVDTTEFDTIVMDYILPDTSGLELIKALNVRQAQYLIPVVVFSVKDFSQKELEVLRQTANSIILKEVNSLDRLLEEVVMRLHVNYKVLSYGKRSIIEGIRMQEDVLKGKTVLIVDDDVRNLFALTTAFERYNLHVITADSGQEAIDIINKNQDIDIVLMDIMMPEMDGYETTHKIRNESKNADLPIIAVTAKAMKSDRQKCIEAGASDYITKPVKVEHLLSLMRVWLYQ is encoded by the coding sequence GTGGAAGCCAAAAACAAAGAAGTGGAAGAAGCCCGCAGATCATTGGAAGAAAAGGCCGAGCAGCTTACGCTGACTTCCAAATATAAATCGGAGTTTTTGGCGAACATGTCGCATGAGCTACGGACACCGCTGAACAGCTTGCTCATTCTGGCCCAGCAACTGTACGAAAATCCGGAAGGTAACCTCACAGAAAAGCAGGTGCGTTTTGCCAGAACCATTCACTCCTGTGGTGATGACCTGATCCAGCTCATCAACGATATTCTGGATCTTTCAAAAATTGAATCCGGTTTTATCTCTGCTGAATTTCAGGCGATCAGGTTTAGAGATATTACTTCATTTGTGGAAGGTACCTTCAAACCTATCTCTGAGGCAAAACACCTCAGGTTTTCCATCAATGTGGATCAAAATCTGTCCGACAGAATAGAAACCGACGCCCAGCGTCTGAACCAGATCCTGAAAAATCTGCTGTCCAACGCTTTCAAGTTTACAGAGAAAGGAGAGGTGAAGCTGGAAATCTTTGAAGCAAAAAATAGCTGGAAGATAAAAAATATCAACCTGGACAATGCTTCAAAAGTAGTCGCTTTTGCGATCAAAGATACCGGGATAGGCATCAGCAAAGAAAAACAGAACATTATTTTTGAGGCATTTCAGCAGGCAGAAGGTTCTACCAGCCGGAAGTATGGCGGTACCGGACTTGGGCTGTCTATCAGTCGTGGTCTCACTGATCTGCTGGGAGGTAATCTGGAACTGGAGAGTGTGACAGGGCAAGGCAGCATCTTTACGCTTTATCTTCCTTTAGAAGGCATCGCCACGAAAAAAATCCAGAAAGTGATGCCTGCTGACAATTCCAGGCTTGAATATGCGGATATCGGCCTGGGAATGGTGCAGCAAGCCATCATCAAAGCAGAACATGATCTGGAGCTGAACAATGAAATCACCAACCAGATTGATGACGACCGCTATAACATACAGGCAGAGGATAAGGTGGTGATGGTGGTAGATGATGATCTTCGTTTTGGTAAAATCATGGTGGATAAAGGGCATGAACTGGGCTTGAAAATAGTGGTGGCTACCAACTATGCGGAGGTTTTGGACTTTGCCAATACCTATCATCCGGTAGCCATCACATTGGACATTAAATTACCGGATTACAGTGGATGGAAAATCCTGGATCTGTTTAAAAATGACCTTAACCTGCGTCATATTCCGGTGCATATCATTTCCGGAGAGCAGAATAAACTCCCTGCTTTTCAGCGGGGTGCCCGCTCATTCCTGTTAAAACCGCTGCGGAATGAAGACCTGAATCAACTGTTTAAAGAAATTCTGGATTTCAGTAATAAGAAATGCAAACAACTTCTGCTGATTGAGGACAACGAACTGGATGCCTCAAGAGCTGTGAATTTCCTGCAAACCAACGAAATCAAGGTGACGGTTGCCAAGAGAGGACAGGAAGCTTTACAATGGGTGGATACCACTGAGTTTGATACGATCGTTATGGATTACATACTGCCTGATACCTCAGGGCTTGAACTGATCAAGGCACTGAATGTACGTCAGGCACAGTATCTGATACCCGTAGTTGTATTTTCAGTCAAAGATTTTTCGCAAAAAGAATTAGAAGTGCTACGCCAAACGGCCAACAGCATTATTTTGAAAGAGGTAAATTCCCTGGACCGCCTTCTGGAAGAAGTGGTGATGCGTTTACACGTCAACTATAAGGTGCTCTCTTATGGTAAGCGGAGCATCATTGAAGGAATACGGATGCAGGAAGATGTACTGAAAGGTAAAACAGTGCTGATCGTGGATGATGATGTACGAAATCTGTTTGCCCTGACCACTGCTTTTGAACGCTATAATTTACATGTAATTACCGCAGATAGCGGGCAGGAAGCCATTGATATCATTAATAAAAATCAGGATATTGACATCGTTCTGATGGATATCATGATGCCCGAAATGGACGGATATGAAACGACCCATAAAATCAGAAATGAAAGTAAAAACGCAGACCTGCCTATCATTGCAGTCACCGCAAAAGCGATGAAGAGCGACAGACAGAAATGTATAGAAGCAGGAGCCAGTGACTATATCACTAAACCTGTGAAGGTAGAACATTTACTCTCACTCATGCGTGTTTGGCTTTATCAATAG
- a CDS encoding sensor histidine kinase: protein MMNKISERKSFFGETASLMQDPDIKILLVDDREDNLMSIEAILEKENYVFRKASSGKEALKVLLKEQDFSLILMDVEMPGLGGFETATMIYERDKLRHIPIIFITAHDSNLENIYRGYKMGAVDYISKPIDQEMLKARVSVFIELYKKNVQLKAQEQKLIAINNELEHKVQERTDELTRKNLELEAKNLELERINNDLDNFIYTASHDLKAPMANLEALVNVLNTKLEGKLEDKEEKLFNMIGMSIDKFNNTIKDLTRITMVQKELEDHKEQINFQELVADIKIDIAHLVNESGVTFFEYYDVGEIVYARKNLRSILHNLITNAIKYRSPERKAEVKIQTYCRHQAIVLSVSDNGLGLSEEHQAKMFSMFKRFHSHVEGSGIGLYIIKKIVENNGGKIEMESEKGKGTTFKVIFDQQVQTDENNPSEQAKK from the coding sequence ATGATGAATAAGATTTCGGAAAGAAAGTCTTTTTTTGGAGAAACAGCTAGTTTGATGCAAGACCCGGACATCAAAATCCTTTTGGTGGATGACAGGGAAGACAACCTGATGTCTATAGAGGCAATTCTGGAAAAAGAAAACTATGTATTCAGAAAAGCATCTTCCGGCAAGGAAGCTCTGAAAGTTTTGCTCAAAGAGCAGGATTTCTCCCTGATCCTGATGGATGTGGAAATGCCTGGTCTGGGTGGTTTCGAGACAGCCACCATGATTTATGAACGAGACAAACTGCGCCATATCCCGATTATCTTTATCACAGCCCATGACAGTAACCTGGAGAATATCTACCGTGGATATAAAATGGGTGCAGTGGATTATATCTCCAAGCCCATTGATCAGGAAATGCTCAAAGCCCGGGTTTCTGTCTTCATAGAGCTTTATAAAAAAAATGTCCAGCTGAAGGCTCAGGAGCAAAAGCTGATCGCGATCAACAATGAGTTGGAGCACAAAGTGCAGGAAAGGACGGATGAACTCACCAGGAAAAACCTGGAGCTGGAAGCAAAGAATCTGGAACTGGAAAGGATCAACAATGATCTTGATAATTTTATCTACACGGCCTCTCATGATCTGAAAGCACCCATGGCAAATCTTGAAGCCCTGGTCAATGTGCTGAATACAAAGCTGGAAGGCAAGCTTGAAGATAAGGAAGAAAAACTCTTCAACATGATCGGTATGTCTATCGACAAATTCAATAATACCATCAAAGACCTGACCCGGATCACTATGGTACAGAAGGAACTGGAAGACCATAAAGAGCAGATCAACTTCCAGGAGCTGGTGGCCGATATCAAGATAGATATAGCCCATCTGGTGAATGAGTCGGGGGTAACATTTTTTGAATACTATGATGTCGGGGAGATTGTCTACGCCAGAAAAAACCTGCGCAGTATTCTTCATAATCTCATTACCAATGCCATCAAATACCGATCACCGGAAAGAAAAGCTGAAGTAAAAATACAGACCTACTGTCGGCATCAGGCTATTGTGTTGAGCGTATCTGACAACGGGCTGGGCCTGAGCGAAGAGCACCAGGCCAAAATGTTTAGTATGTTCAAGCGTTTTCATAGCCATGTAGAAGGCTCCGGTATCGGCTTATATATCATCAAAAAGATTGTAGAAAACAACGGTGGAAAAATTGAAATGGAAAGTGAAAAGGGTAAGGGAACCACGTTTAAAGTGATCTTTGATCAGCAGGTGCAAACAGATGAAAACAATCCGTCAGAACAGGCTAAAAAGTGA